A genomic region of Mesobacillus jeotgali contains the following coding sequences:
- a CDS encoding GNAT family N-acetyltransferase translates to MFLYKIDEQLSLKLTEVSDADRLFELTEKARDYLKEWLPWLDFTTDVEDTKEFLKGTMKGYAENKSMTTVILYEGEIVGTAGFNSINWSNKTAYIGYWLGHEYQGKGIMTRVASALTDYAFDHLKLNKVEIRAAEENKKSRGIPERLGFVKEGRIRQAEWLYDHYVDHVVYGILAVEWEKH, encoded by the coding sequence ATGTTTTTATATAAAATAGATGAACAATTATCATTAAAACTGACAGAGGTATCGGATGCAGACCGCCTTTTTGAACTAACTGAAAAAGCTCGTGATTATTTAAAAGAGTGGCTTCCATGGCTAGATTTTACTACGGACGTTGAAGATACTAAAGAATTTTTAAAAGGAACGATGAAAGGTTACGCTGAAAATAAAAGCATGACGACGGTTATTTTATACGAAGGAGAAATCGTGGGAACAGCAGGTTTCAACAGTATTAACTGGTCAAATAAAACTGCTTACATTGGGTATTGGCTCGGGCATGAATATCAAGGCAAAGGGATCATGACCAGAGTTGCCAGTGCATTGACTGATTATGCCTTTGACCATTTGAAGTTGAACAAAGTTGAAATCAGAGCTGCGGAGGAAAATAAGAAGAGCAGAGGAATTCCTGAAAGGTTAGGCTTTGTAAAAGAAGGCAGGATCCGGCAGGCCGAATGGTTATACGATCACTATGTAGATCATGTTGTTTATGGAATTTTAGCTGTAGAATGGGAAAAACATTAG
- a CDS encoding GNAT family N-acetyltransferase, whose product MAKSRISVVYQYGSLKVRRLEEKDKHLLSKWLSTPEVLKYYEGRDNPFDLEKVERVFYSSDDDEVKCIIEYEGKSIGYIQYYELDEDTKKEYGYESCRIFGTDLFIGEVDYWNRGIGTLLVSSMTEFLIDGMKAVKVVMDPQVWNERAIKCYEKCGFNKVKLLPKHELHEGELRDCWLIECTK is encoded by the coding sequence ATGGCAAAAAGTAGGATTAGTGTGGTATATCAATACGGCAGTTTAAAAGTTCGTAGATTAGAAGAAAAAGATAAACACTTATTATCAAAATGGCTTTCTACTCCGGAGGTTCTTAAATACTATGAAGGCAGGGATAATCCATTCGATTTAGAAAAAGTCGAAAGGGTTTTTTACTCTTCAGACGACGATGAAGTTAAATGCATTATTGAGTATGAAGGTAAGTCAATAGGCTATATTCAATATTATGAATTGGATGAGGATACTAAAAAAGAGTATGGGTATGAGAGCTGTAGAATTTTCGGAACTGATCTGTTTATCGGTGAAGTCGACTATTGGAATAGAGGCATTGGAACTTTGCTTGTTTCATCCATGACGGAGTTTCTAATTGATGGTATGAAGGCTGTAAAAGTTGTGATGGATCCTCAAGTCTGGAATGAACGAGCAATAAAATGCTATGAAAAGTGCGGGTTCAATAAAGTTAAATTACTGCCAAAACACGAACTTCACGAAGGAGAACTCCGTGATTGCTGGCTGATTGAGTGTACGAAATAA
- a CDS encoding GNAT family N-acetyltransferase, with protein MDLKIIPLTSKNFSEIVRETSSELPNINTIKMLEKKATRETIQKILGVITPIGRLIGYGMYVSGPWDPILEPGYAEVFIKVDHEYRNRGIGSWLLTDIEDIAHKNKSKVLQTQIQDTKEKDLNWAKKKGFDITSHVFESQLEISQFSKDQYSSIFKSLESSGIRFTTLDDCSKDKDTQNRFWDFWWQLVTDVPGMKGKHRPDNDRMIALLKDFDKKGFILAVDGDQWIAMSMIVKENEDVYYNSMTGVDQRYRGKGLAQAVKIKAIEYALQNKVRYIRTHNNSKNAPMLYVNRKLGYEEKPGIYGLTKQIGD; from the coding sequence ATGGACCTAAAAATCATCCCCTTAACCTCCAAAAACTTTTCGGAAATTGTACGTGAAACTAGTTCAGAGTTACCTAACATAAATACCATTAAAATGCTTGAAAAGAAGGCTACTAGAGAAACGATTCAAAAAATTTTGGGAGTGATTACTCCAATTGGCAGATTAATTGGATACGGCATGTATGTTTCTGGCCCATGGGATCCTATTTTAGAGCCGGGATACGCTGAGGTTTTTATTAAGGTGGATCATGAATATCGTAATCGGGGGATTGGGAGCTGGTTATTAACTGACATAGAAGATATTGCCCATAAGAACAAGTCCAAAGTTCTCCAGACTCAAATCCAGGATACAAAGGAGAAAGACCTGAATTGGGCTAAAAAGAAAGGCTTTGACATAACCAGCCATGTTTTTGAATCTCAATTAGAGATTTCTCAGTTTAGCAAGGATCAGTATAGTTCTATTTTTAAAAGTCTAGAATCATCCGGAATTCGTTTTACTACTTTGGATGATTGCTCAAAGGATAAAGATACTCAAAATCGGTTTTGGGATTTCTGGTGGCAGCTTGTGACTGATGTTCCAGGAATGAAAGGAAAGCATCGTCCGGATAATGATAGAATGATAGCCTTGTTGAAAGATTTTGATAAGAAGGGCTTTATTTTAGCGGTTGATGGCGATCAATGGATTGCTATGTCTATGATCGTAAAGGAAAATGAGGATGTCTACTATAATTCGATGACTGGAGTAGATCAGCGATACCGTGGAAAAGGGCTTGCCCAGGCGGTAAAAATAAAAGCGATTGAATATGCCTTGCAAAACAAAGTGAGATATATTCGGACCCATAACAATTCCAAAAATGCACCAATGCTTTATGTTAATAGAAAGTTAGGTTATGAAGAAAAACCCGGAATTTACGGCTTAACAAAGCAAATTGGAGATTAA
- a CDS encoding GNAT family N-acetyltransferase, protein MTFDQENKTITTKRLFLRMFQKSDAADVAKLCNNYNIFKNTLYLPYPYRIEDALLWMESHLENYETSKSYEFAVTDKESGELFGAIALSNHQRFNHGEIAYWIGEEYWGRGYATEVAEAIVQFAFNEKKYHKVFARCFHSNPASGRVLQKLGMREEGILIDHVMKENRYEDLVHYGIINT, encoded by the coding sequence ATGACCTTTGATCAAGAAAATAAAACAATTACTACTAAAAGGCTATTTCTTCGGATGTTTCAAAAATCCGACGCTGCAGATGTTGCCAAGCTCTGTAATAACTATAATATTTTTAAAAATACTTTGTACCTGCCTTATCCCTACAGAATAGAAGATGCTTTATTATGGATGGAAAGCCATCTTGAAAATTATGAAACTAGTAAGTCATACGAGTTCGCTGTCACAGATAAGGAAAGTGGAGAATTATTCGGCGCTATAGCCTTATCTAACCACCAGAGGTTCAATCATGGTGAAATAGCTTACTGGATTGGTGAAGAATACTGGGGAAGAGGATATGCAACAGAGGTAGCAGAAGCAATCGTGCAATTTGCGTTCAATGAAAAGAAATACCATAAAGTATTTGCTCGCTGCTTTCATTCCAATCCGGCTTCAGGACGTGTTTTGCAAAAGTTAGGAATGAGGGAAGAAGGTATTTTAATTGACCATGTCATGAAAGAAAACCGTTATGAAGATTTAGTCCATTATGGGATTATTAACACATAA
- a CDS encoding DUF4230 domain-containing protein, with protein MDKQEKVITKLDELLTEIRAGREESSATLAAHPARSSKISTISRILIVLLFIASGIGAGFWYVTGSTGKAESTVFIEQVHGLATLATAEAHVKVILEQEDNELFGEKINLNIPGTKRELLLIVPATVIAGVDLQSIDEEEIRVDDEKNVVEIALPDAKFIQEPAIEMDKVRTFSDEGLLRGKVQWDQGFDLAAIAQEQIKQEAIEAGILQKADENAEKVLKEFFGHLGYKVIINR; from the coding sequence ATGGACAAGCAGGAAAAAGTTATTACTAAGCTTGATGAACTATTGACTGAGATAAGGGCGGGAAGAGAGGAAAGCTCGGCTACTCTGGCTGCACATCCAGCGAGGTCATCAAAGATTAGTACAATTAGCAGGATTCTAATTGTTTTACTTTTCATAGCTTCAGGCATAGGTGCTGGATTCTGGTATGTTACGGGGAGCACAGGCAAGGCTGAGTCGACTGTATTCATTGAACAAGTACACGGTTTGGCAACGTTGGCCACGGCAGAGGCACATGTGAAGGTAATCCTTGAGCAAGAAGATAATGAGTTATTCGGGGAGAAAATTAACCTTAATATACCGGGGACAAAGCGTGAATTGCTATTGATCGTTCCAGCAACTGTGATAGCGGGTGTTGATTTACAGTCTATTGACGAAGAAGAAATAAGGGTTGATGACGAGAAGAATGTTGTAGAGATTGCATTGCCTGATGCAAAATTCATTCAGGAGCCAGCCATTGAAATGGACAAGGTAAGGACATTTTCGGATGAAGGCCTTCTCCGTGGAAAAGTACAGTGGGATCAAGGATTCGATTTAGCCGCTATAGCCCAGGAACAAATTAAGCAGGAAGCAATAGAGGCGGGTATTTTACAAAAAGCAGATGAAAATGCTGAAAAAGTATTGAAGGAATTTTTCGGACACTTGGGATATAAGGTCATTATAAATAGATAA
- a CDS encoding YdhK family protein: protein MKLNSRLVMVLLSITTALFLTACSGEKEKSSTEDHNSHANMEHSGSGELPEGLKEASDPTYKVGSKAIITDDHMPGMDGAEAEVVGAYDTVVYSLSYDPTNGGDRVEQHKWVIHEELLDAGDKPLKAGDEVTINTDHMEGMKGAKAVIDSAEEMTVYMVDFTPTDGSEKVTNHQWVTEDELSPVK from the coding sequence ATGAAACTAAACAGTAGGTTAGTAATGGTATTATTATCAATTACCACGGCACTATTTTTAACAGCTTGCTCTGGTGAAAAAGAAAAGTCAAGCACTGAGGATCACAACAGCCATGCAAATATGGAGCATTCGGGATCAGGCGAACTGCCTGAAGGTCTAAAGGAAGCCTCGGACCCAACATACAAAGTTGGCAGCAAGGCTATCATCACGGACGATCACATGCCAGGCATGGATGGGGCAGAAGCGGAGGTCGTCGGTGCATATGATACCGTCGTCTATTCGTTATCCTATGACCCTACGAATGGTGGAGACCGAGTGGAACAGCATAAGTGGGTCATCCATGAAGAACTGCTTGATGCCGGAGACAAACCGTTAAAGGCAGGGGATGAAGTTACGATCAATACTGATCATATGGAAGGAATGAAAGGAGCAAAAGCGGTTATTGATTCAGCTGAAGAAATGACAGTATATATGGTCGATTTTACGCCAACAGATGGCTCTGAGAAAGTCACGAACCATCAGTGGGTAACCGAAGACGAACTTTCTCCTGTTAAATAA
- a CDS encoding TraB/GumN family protein translates to MGEENITRIEMNGKEYILIGTAHVSKHSAEQVKEVIEAERPDSVCVELDEQRYKTISEGSKWQEMDIIQVIKEKRASLLLMNLAISSFQNRMAKELGIKAGQEMIQGIESAKEVGAELVLADRNIQITFSRIWGNLGLKGKAILLSQIITSIFSRDSISEEELEKLKDQDTINAMLNEFTETFPRLKKPLIDERDQYLAQKIKEAPGEKIVAVLGAAHVPGIKEEIKKEHDLNKLRAIPPKSNWPKIIGWSIPVLILAIIVYTFLANPSAGFAQTVSWILWNGSLSALGAAIAMGHPLTILTAFIAAPITSLNPLLAAGWFAGLAQAYIRRPSVKDFETLSEDVFSLKGFWRNKVSRVLLIVVLANLGSSLGTFIGGADVIRVFIENL, encoded by the coding sequence ATGGGCGAGGAAAATATAACGAGAATTGAAATGAATGGCAAGGAATACATATTGATTGGAACTGCACATGTATCCAAGCACAGTGCGGAGCAGGTGAAGGAAGTAATTGAAGCTGAGAGACCGGATTCTGTCTGTGTAGAATTGGACGAGCAGCGCTATAAGACGATCTCCGAGGGTTCAAAGTGGCAGGAGATGGATATCATCCAGGTCATTAAAGAAAAACGGGCTTCTTTATTATTGATGAACCTCGCTATTTCGTCTTTTCAAAATCGGATGGCGAAGGAGCTTGGGATCAAAGCAGGACAGGAGATGATCCAGGGGATTGAATCCGCAAAGGAAGTCGGAGCTGAACTTGTTCTAGCAGATCGAAATATCCAGATTACTTTTTCAAGGATTTGGGGAAATCTTGGCTTGAAAGGAAAGGCCATTTTGCTCAGCCAGATCATTACGAGTATCTTCAGCCGGGACAGCATCTCGGAGGAAGAATTGGAAAAGCTGAAGGATCAGGATACGATCAACGCGATGCTGAATGAATTCACTGAGACATTTCCACGGTTGAAAAAGCCATTGATTGACGAGCGTGACCAATATTTAGCTCAGAAAATCAAGGAAGCGCCTGGAGAAAAAATTGTCGCTGTCCTGGGGGCTGCACACGTACCAGGAATCAAAGAAGAAATAAAAAAAGAGCATGATTTGAATAAATTAAGAGCGATACCGCCGAAATCCAATTGGCCAAAAATCATTGGCTGGAGCATTCCTGTATTGATCCTTGCTATCATCGTCTATACTTTTTTAGCTAACCCATCTGCGGGTTTTGCGCAAACAGTCAGCTGGATCTTATGGAACGGAAGCCTTTCCGCCCTGGGAGCTGCCATCGCAATGGGGCATCCACTGACCATTTTGACAGCATTTATAGCAGCACCGATCACTTCATTAAATCCTTTGCTTGCTGCGGGCTGGTTTGCCGGTTTGGCACAAGCGTATATCCGCAGGCCGAGTGTTAAGGACTTTGAGACACTATCTGAAGATGTTTTTAGTTTAAAAGGATTTTGGCGAAACAAAGTCAGCCGAGTGTTGCTGATCGTTGTACTTGCCAATCTGGGAAGTTCACTTGGAACCTTCATAGGCGGCGCTGATGTCATCAGGGTCTTTATTGAGAATTTATAA
- a CDS encoding DUF2935 domain-containing protein, with translation MISLWDEHSFWVEMLRDHAYFVRDGLSVSETEYVKIAQQFIGLYDDLLAHLQSIPRQSGHQDSQMIEFSRKAWKVVKNYYDFEGTLQSLRIDNKVNLSLSPTYLNGTLSENQEYLRILNYLVQGQEPVRLSATQVMDLWLEDQLGHAVLFENLLDPIEVGANTAVQEFKGRFQLYIVQNHHLKNYLRVKQPGFARQQEFIYEVGNTTLEMNQFIKNMVEKYKGDTLLNKSNLRFLEHHFPETCYFLASLSYYEPRLQSLVGNCSLSKPSF, from the coding sequence ATGATTTCTCTTTGGGATGAACATTCATTTTGGGTTGAAATGCTGCGGGATCACGCTTATTTTGTCAGGGACGGGTTGTCAGTGAGTGAAACGGAGTATGTGAAAATTGCTCAGCAATTCATTGGTTTATATGATGACCTTTTAGCTCATTTGCAGTCAATACCGCGACAATCTGGCCACCAGGACAGTCAGATGATTGAATTTTCGAGAAAAGCGTGGAAGGTCGTTAAAAACTATTATGATTTTGAAGGTACTCTACAATCATTAAGGATAGATAATAAAGTAAACCTTAGTCTGTCGCCAACCTATTTAAACGGTACCTTGAGTGAAAACCAGGAATATTTACGGATTTTGAACTATCTTGTGCAGGGCCAGGAACCAGTGCGGCTGTCAGCAACTCAGGTTATGGACCTCTGGCTTGAAGATCAACTCGGTCACGCGGTGCTTTTTGAAAATCTGCTTGACCCGATCGAAGTTGGAGCCAACACAGCAGTACAAGAATTTAAAGGCAGATTCCAGCTATATATTGTCCAAAATCATCATTTGAAAAATTATTTACGGGTTAAACAGCCAGGCTTTGCCCGACAACAGGAATTCATTTATGAAGTAGGGAATACGACGCTGGAAATGAATCAGTTCATTAAAAATATGGTAGAGAAATACAAAGGAGATACGCTTTTGAATAAATCCAATCTTCGCTTTCTGGAGCATCACTTTCCAGAAACATGCTACTTTCTCGCCAGTTTAAGCTACTATGAACCAAGGTTGCAGTCTTTAGTAGGAAATTGTTCTTTATCGAAGCCATCTTTTTAG
- the tenA gene encoding thiaminase II — MKKFTEELKKQAEPIWQANFDHPFIKGIANGNLALESFRYYVLQDSYYLSHFARIQAIGASRAADLFTTSRMAAHSMGTYEAELGLHENFLKQLSVTKQELEEFVPSPTAYAYTSHLYRVAASGSLAEIIAAILPCYWIYYEIGQLLKDCTPNVQIYQEWINAYGGDWFSELVNEQLSRLDQLAIEASKSEQDKMKQHFNISSQYEFMFWDMAYNQEKWPVTN; from the coding sequence ATGAAAAAATTCACTGAAGAATTAAAGAAACAAGCAGAACCAATATGGCAGGCAAATTTTGACCACCCTTTTATAAAGGGAATCGCTAATGGAAATTTAGCATTGGAGTCCTTTCGCTATTATGTGTTACAGGATTCTTATTATCTTTCCCATTTTGCGAGGATACAGGCAATCGGAGCGTCAAGAGCAGCTGATTTGTTCACGACTTCGAGAATGGCTGCTCATTCGATGGGGACTTATGAGGCTGAGCTTGGTCTGCACGAAAATTTCCTAAAGCAATTGAGTGTAACAAAACAAGAATTAGAAGAGTTCGTCCCATCTCCCACTGCCTATGCCTACACATCACACCTTTATCGCGTTGCTGCTTCCGGAAGCCTGGCTGAAATCATCGCAGCGATCCTGCCATGCTATTGGATTTACTATGAAATTGGACAATTGTTAAAGGACTGCACTCCTAATGTCCAAATATATCAAGAATGGATTAATGCATATGGCGGAGATTGGTTCAGTGAGTTAGTAAATGAGCAGCTAAGCAGACTTGATCAGCTGGCAATCGAAGCCTCAAAATCAGAACAAGATAAAATGAAACAGCATTTTAACATCAGCAGCCAGTATGAATTCATGTTCTGGGATATGGCCTACAATCAAGAAAAATGGCCCGTTACAAACTAA
- the qoxD gene encoding cytochrome aa3 quinol oxidase subunit IV, producing MDQHSKGFPLSHVIGFFMSLVLTFGAAWIALQSSLSMKAVMWIIGTLAVVQAGIQLYMFMHVNEGEDKVTNNINIIYSAFIAVVIVAGSIWVMTSGHSH from the coding sequence ATGGATCAGCATTCAAAAGGCTTCCCATTAAGCCATGTCATCGGATTCTTCATGTCACTCGTCCTGACATTCGGCGCTGCATGGATTGCCCTTCAGAGCTCACTTTCAATGAAGGCAGTCATGTGGATCATCGGCACACTGGCGGTTGTCCAGGCCGGAATCCAGCTTTACATGTTCATGCACGTAAATGAAGGCGAGGATAAAGTGACGAATAATATCAATATCATTTACTCAGCATTTATCGCAGTAGTCATTGTTGCAGGATCCATCTGGGTTATGACTTCAGGACACTCGCATTAA
- the qoxC gene encoding cytochrome aa3 quinol oxidase subunit III, with protein MSAKVNAALPLEYQTEQNRMNILGFWVFLGAEIVLFATLFGVYGVLGERYAGGPTQKDIFIVKDVMIQTFLLLTSSFTMGISIFEMRRSNIKGMLMWLVFTLLLGGGFLFMEIREFMHYVHEGATMQTSAFLSSFFVLLGTHGLHVTIGIGWAILLIVQIVQRGLTPVTARKAFIFGLYWHFLDVVWIFIFTFVYLQGLVM; from the coding sequence ATGTCAGCTAAAGTTAATGCCGCTTTGCCGCTCGAATACCAGACAGAACAAAACAGGATGAATATCCTCGGCTTCTGGGTCTTCCTCGGAGCTGAAATCGTGCTCTTCGCTACCCTTTTTGGAGTGTATGGAGTGCTCGGTGAGCGTTATGCCGGCGGACCGACTCAGAAGGATATCTTCATTGTAAAAGATGTTATGATTCAGACTTTCCTGCTGCTGACAAGCAGCTTCACAATGGGTATCTCGATTTTTGAAATGCGTCGCAGCAATATAAAAGGCATGCTGATGTGGTTAGTATTTACGCTGCTACTGGGCGGTGGGTTCCTTTTCATGGAAATTCGCGAATTCATGCACTATGTACATGAAGGTGCAACAATGCAAACAAGTGCGTTCCTATCCAGCTTCTTCGTTCTGCTGGGAACACACGGATTGCACGTCACAATCGGGATTGGCTGGGCGATCCTGCTGATCGTCCAGATAGTGCAGCGCGGATTGACACCAGTGACAGCACGTAAGGCATTCATATTCGGACTGTACTGGCACTTCCTTGATGTCGTTTGGATTTTCATCTTCACATTCGTTTATTTACAAGGGTTGGTGATGTAA
- the qoxB gene encoding cytochrome aa3 quinol oxidase subunit I, whose translation MGIKWDEFFVTGDPLIFASQIGIALTLVGALAGLTYFKKWNYLWSEWFTTVDHKKIGIMYILVGVVMFLRGGIDGLMMKGQTAVPENDFLNAQHYNEVFTTHGVIMILFVAMPLLIGLMNFVIPLQIGARDVAFPQLNALSFWLTVSGAALFNISFIIGGSPDAGWTSYFPLAGKEFSPGIGNNFYAVALQIAGAGTLMTGINFVVTVLKMRTKGMTLMKMPMFTWTSFITSIIIVASFPIFTVALALMTFDRTFGTHFFTISGGGMDMLWANLFWLWGHPEVYIVVLPAFGMLSDIISTFARKTLYGYKSMVISIVMISVLSMLVWVHHFFTMGNSAGVNSFFSITTMAIAIPTGVKVFNWLFTMRKGRIKFTTAMLWALAFVPNFVIGGVTGVMLAMAAADYQYHNTLFLVAHFHYVLIPGVVFPIFAGLYFWWPKMFGYMLNEKIGKWHFWLFVVGFNVTFMPMFFLGLDGAVRRAYTYSAETGFGPLMMISAVGSVILAAGFAALVYNIYWSARNADRNIGNDPWDARTLEWATATPVQHYNFASLPEVTKLDAFWHMKKNNQLQPLSEDEIEEIHLPSNTWIPIYMGVVFGISGFLLVFEWTIAAGVAAIGILAGLAFRSFDYDEGFHVHKDEIFETESKWRKGANKGVKNHVS comes from the coding sequence GTGGGCATTAAGTGGGATGAATTTTTCGTAACTGGTGATCCATTAATTTTCGCATCACAAATCGGGATTGCCCTGACATTAGTTGGTGCATTAGCCGGTCTCACCTATTTTAAAAAATGGAATTACCTATGGTCGGAGTGGTTTACAACTGTTGACCACAAGAAAATCGGGATTATGTATATCCTGGTAGGCGTCGTGATGTTTCTCCGCGGCGGTATTGATGGCTTGATGATGAAAGGCCAGACAGCCGTGCCGGAAAATGACTTTCTGAATGCCCAGCACTATAACGAGGTATTCACAACACACGGCGTCATCATGATCTTATTTGTTGCGATGCCGCTTCTGATCGGTCTCATGAACTTTGTGATTCCGTTGCAAATCGGTGCCCGTGATGTTGCTTTTCCACAGCTAAATGCTCTCAGCTTCTGGCTGACTGTGAGCGGCGCAGCACTGTTCAATATTTCATTCATCATTGGCGGTTCACCTGACGCAGGATGGACCTCATACTTCCCTCTTGCCGGAAAAGAATTCAGTCCGGGCATCGGGAATAACTTTTACGCAGTTGCCCTGCAAATAGCAGGTGCCGGTACTTTGATGACAGGTATTAACTTCGTTGTCACAGTGTTAAAAATGAGAACTAAAGGCATGACTTTAATGAAGATGCCAATGTTCACATGGACATCTTTCATCACTTCAATCATCATCGTAGCCAGCTTCCCTATTTTTACAGTTGCGCTGGCATTGATGACATTTGACCGCACGTTCGGTACTCACTTCTTTACGATCTCGGGCGGCGGTATGGATATGCTCTGGGCGAATCTGTTCTGGCTATGGGGACACCCTGAAGTCTATATCGTCGTTCTGCCAGCATTCGGTATGCTGTCAGATATTATCTCGACTTTTGCGCGTAAAACTTTATACGGCTATAAATCAATGGTCATCTCGATCGTAATGATTTCAGTTTTAAGTATGCTAGTATGGGTTCACCACTTCTTCACAATGGGTAATAGCGCAGGCGTGAACTCTTTCTTCTCGATCACGACGATGGCAATTGCCATCCCTACAGGGGTGAAGGTATTCAACTGGCTGTTCACGATGAGAAAAGGCCGGATCAAGTTTACGACGGCAATGCTCTGGGCATTAGCTTTCGTTCCTAACTTTGTCATCGGCGGTGTTACTGGTGTCATGCTGGCGATGGCTGCAGCAGATTATCAGTATCACAACACATTATTCCTGGTGGCACACTTCCACTATGTACTGATTCCTGGGGTAGTGTTTCCGATCTTTGCAGGCCTTTACTTCTGGTGGCCTAAGATGTTCGGCTATATGCTTAATGAGAAAATCGGGAAATGGCACTTCTGGCTGTTCGTTGTTGGTTTCAACGTGACGTTCATGCCAATGTTCTTCCTTGGACTTGACGGTGCGGTCCGCCGCGCGTACACTTACTCAGCTGAAACTGGGTTTGGTCCATTGATGATGATTTCTGCTGTTGGTTCAGTGATTCTTGCAGCAGGATTTGCGGCTCTTGTCTACAACATCTACTGGAGCGCACGTAACGCTGACCGCAATATCGGCAATGACCCGTGGGATGCAAGAACGCTTGAATGGGCAACAGCAACACCTGTACAGCATTATAACTTTGCTTCCCTCCCTGAGGTTACAAAGCTTGATGCATTCTGGCACATGAAAAAGAACAATCAACTTCAGCCACTTTCTGAAGATGAAATTGAAGAAATCCATTTGCCCAGCAACACATGGATCCCGATTTATATGGGGGTTGTCTTCGGAATTTCCGGATTCCTGCTTGTTTTCGAATGGACGATTGCTGCCGGAGTTGCCGCTATAGGTATTCTCGCTGGACTTGCCTTCCGTTCATTTGACTATGATGAAGGCTTCCATGTCCACAAGGATGAAATCTTTGAAACAGAAAGCAAATGGAGAAAAGGCGCGAACAAAGGAGTGAAGAATCATGTCAGCTAA
- the qoxA gene encoding cytochrome aa3 quinol oxidase subunit II has product MKKSKLFLVSLTSIMAVLLLSGCENNMVVFNPEGPIARQILELINFSIALMLLVTVVVFGLFGFIVWKYRERKDNLDYEPPEEHGSTVLEIIWTVIPILIIVALTIPTVKTIYAIDEIPKGYENKEPLVINVTSADWKWIFSYPEQGIETVNYVNIPEDRPIDFRLTSAGTMQSFWIPALAGQKYTMAKAETQLYLVADNPGSYVGKNTNFNGQGYAGMEFEVLSQTQKDFDKWIKDVKETAPKMTLEEYEKMLEPSHLGRKTFSNTHLEWVDHSDPHSKNYTNPEMYDRGHGWPGKIFEDKDNYKNKDGNNDHLNHENNEDMNHKESETEDSHGGDHSGH; this is encoded by the coding sequence ATGAAGAAATCAAAACTATTTTTGGTCTCCCTCACCTCGATCATGGCTGTGCTGTTGCTTAGCGGCTGTGAAAACAATATGGTGGTATTCAACCCGGAGGGACCAATCGCAAGACAAATTCTTGAGTTAATCAACTTTTCGATTGCTCTGATGTTACTCGTCACAGTCGTTGTATTCGGGCTATTCGGATTCATCGTCTGGAAGTACCGTGAAAGAAAAGACAACTTGGATTACGAACCACCTGAAGAACACGGCAGCACTGTGCTTGAAATAATTTGGACAGTGATTCCGATTTTGATTATCGTTGCTTTGACGATCCCTACTGTCAAAACGATTTACGCTATAGATGAAATCCCGAAAGGTTATGAGAATAAAGAGCCTCTTGTCATTAACGTTACATCTGCTGATTGGAAATGGATTTTCAGTTATCCGGAACAAGGAATCGAAACAGTCAACTATGTGAATATTCCTGAAGACCGTCCGATCGACTTCAGACTGACCTCAGCAGGCACGATGCAAAGTTTCTGGATTCCTGCTTTGGCCGGCCAAAAATACACGATGGCGAAAGCTGAAACTCAGCTCTACCTGGTTGCAGATAATCCAGGATCATATGTTGGCAAGAACACAAACTTTAACGGCCAGGGATATGCAGGCATGGAGTTCGAAGTGCTTTCCCAGACACAAAAAGATTTTGATAAATGGATCAAAGACGTAAAAGAAACTGCTCCAAAAATGACTTTGGAGGAATATGAGAAGATGCTTGAGCCTTCCCACCTTGGACGCAAGACATTCTCAAACACACACCTTGAATGGGTCGACCACTCTGATCCGCATTCAAAGAACTACACGAATCCGGAAATGTACGATAGAGGACATGGCTGGCCTGGAAAGATTTTTGAGGATAAGGATAATTACAAAAATAAAGATGGAAACAATGATCATTTAAATCATGAAAACAATGAAGATATGAACCATAAAGAATCTGAAACTGAAGATTCACACGGGGGTGACCACAGTGGGCATTAA